In Sulfitobacter sp. M39, the following proteins share a genomic window:
- the argE gene encoding acetylornithine deacetylase: protein MTARMTPFELMEKLVSFPTVSRDTNIPLIDWVADYLESHGIASHRYIHPDQPKHALFAHVGPWEEGAVVLSGHTDVVPVDGQPWDSDPFTVVERDGRYYGRGCCDMKGFDALAIWALVEAHYAEVQRPLQIALSFDEEIGCTGAPPMIEAMQPVLPKGALVIVGEPSTMQAVTGHKGGTGFNTHVVGFEVHSSLLHTGVNAIMAGAKLIEWANEVNTENMARKPTDLAAMFNPPFTTAHVGVISGGTAHNITAKDCHFAMDFRVVPGEDKDAWGTAYLEKVREVEKQMQEVVPETYIEVTPRFDVPALQPEKDGLAETFVRQITGDNASHKVSYGTEAGQFQEAGYSAVICGPGDIAQAHQPNEYIEVTQFEAGHSFMRDLLDRLK, encoded by the coding sequence ATGACTGCGCGCATGACCCCGTTCGAGCTGATGGAAAAACTCGTCAGCTTTCCCACTGTGTCGCGGGATACGAATATCCCGCTGATCGACTGGGTGGCCGATTACCTTGAAAGCCACGGCATCGCGTCACACCGCTATATCCACCCCGATCAACCCAAACATGCGCTTTTCGCCCATGTGGGCCCGTGGGAAGAGGGCGCGGTGGTCCTGTCGGGGCATACCGATGTGGTGCCGGTGGACGGCCAGCCCTGGGACAGCGACCCTTTCACCGTGGTCGAACGGGACGGGCGCTATTACGGGCGCGGCTGCTGCGACATGAAAGGCTTCGATGCGCTGGCCATTTGGGCACTGGTAGAGGCGCATTACGCCGAAGTGCAACGCCCGCTCCAGATCGCGCTCAGCTTTGACGAGGAAATCGGCTGCACCGGTGCTCCTCCGATGATCGAGGCAATGCAACCGGTGCTGCCCAAGGGCGCGCTGGTGATCGTGGGGGAACCCTCGACCATGCAGGCCGTCACAGGCCACAAGGGCGGCACGGGCTTCAACACCCATGTGGTCGGCTTCGAGGTCCATTCCTCCTTGCTGCACACAGGCGTCAACGCGATCATGGCGGGGGCCAAGCTGATCGAATGGGCCAATGAGGTGAACACCGAAAACATGGCCCGAAAACCCACCGACCTTGCCGCGATGTTCAACCCGCCCTTTACCACCGCCCATGTGGGCGTGATCTCGGGCGGGACGGCGCATAATATCACCGCCAAGGATTGCCACTTCGCCATGGATTTCCGCGTCGTGCCGGGTGAAGACAAAGACGCCTGGGGCACCGCCTATCTGGAAAAAGTGCGCGAGGTCGAAAAGCAGATGCAAGAGGTCGTCCCCGAAACCTATATCGAGGTCACCCCCCGTTTCGACGTCCCCGCACTACAACCCGAAAAAGACGGGCTGGCCGAAACCTTCGTGCGCCAGATCACCGGCGACAATGCCAGCCACAAGGTCTCCTACGGGACCGAGGCCGGACAGTTCCAGGAAGCCGGCTATAGCGCGGTGATCTGCGGCCCCGGCGATATCGCACAGGCGCACCAGCCCAACGAATATATCGAAGTCACGCAATTCGAGGCCGGCCATAGCTTCATGCGCGACCTGCTTGACCGTTTGAAATGA
- a CDS encoding ABC transporter ATP-binding protein has product MLDEATPTPIAQIQELRVEFQTQDGPVLGVENVSFDINAGETVCVVGESGSGKSVSSLSLMRLVEFGGGKIAGGRLLFERQNDPAVDLARTDQDVMRDIRGNEIGMIFQEPMTALNPVFTVGRQLTEGLRLHKNMSKAQAEARALELLTQVRIPEPARRLAQYPHELSGGMRQRVVIAMALACSPRLLIADEPTTALDVTIQAEILALIDRLKRETGTAVMFITHDMAVVAQMADRVVVMFRGNKVEEGTVEKIFENPQHPYTKALLAAVPKLGEMRGKPYPEPMKLLGTADKEIKPIKGTEETLLTVKNLTTRFPVQGGFLRRTVANVHAVEDLSFTINKGQTLSLVGESGCGKSTAGRSLLRLVEPQSGEVNLDGKDIMALDSRGLHKARLDMQMIFQDPFASLNPQMQLSDQVAEPIHNYGTLKGAELTKRIEMLFDRVELPRSFMRRFPHELSGGQRQRVAIARALALNPKLIVADEAVSALDVSVQAQVVNLMLELQAEMGLSFLFISHDMAVVERVSHHVGVMYLGRIVEMGTRSQVFENPQHPYTQALMKAVPIADPRRRKKESELNFKPIPSPIHPTSYVAEPSVYKTVSPGHQVLITDSGY; this is encoded by the coding sequence ATGCTAGACGAGGCAACGCCGACACCAATCGCGCAAATTCAAGAGCTTAGGGTCGAATTTCAAACCCAGGACGGACCCGTTCTAGGTGTGGAGAACGTCAGCTTTGACATCAATGCGGGTGAAACTGTCTGCGTTGTGGGCGAATCCGGCTCGGGTAAATCGGTGTCCTCGCTGTCGCTGATGCGTCTGGTCGAGTTCGGCGGCGGAAAAATTGCGGGTGGGCGCCTATTATTTGAGCGCCAGAACGATCCCGCTGTCGATTTGGCGCGCACAGATCAGGATGTGATGCGCGATATTCGCGGCAATGAGATCGGGATGATCTTTCAGGAACCGATGACCGCGCTGAACCCGGTCTTTACCGTCGGCCGCCAGCTGACCGAAGGGCTACGCCTGCACAAGAACATGTCTAAGGCGCAGGCAGAGGCCCGCGCGCTGGAGCTTCTGACCCAGGTCCGCATCCCCGAACCGGCCCGCCGTCTTGCACAATACCCGCACGAGCTGTCGGGCGGGATGCGTCAGCGTGTGGTGATCGCAATGGCGCTGGCCTGTTCGCCGCGGCTGCTGATCGCGGATGAACCCACCACCGCACTGGATGTGACCATTCAGGCTGAGATCCTCGCGCTGATCGACCGGTTGAAACGCGAGACCGGCACCGCCGTCATGTTCATCACCCACGACATGGCCGTTGTCGCCCAGATGGCCGATCGCGTCGTCGTCATGTTCCGCGGTAACAAGGTCGAAGAAGGCACGGTCGAGAAAATTTTCGAAAACCCCCAACACCCCTATACCAAGGCGTTGCTGGCCGCCGTGCCCAAGCTGGGCGAGATGCGCGGCAAACCCTATCCCGAACCGATGAAACTGCTCGGGACTGCGGATAAAGAGATCAAACCCATCAAGGGCACAGAGGAAACGCTGCTGACGGTCAAGAACCTGACCACGCGCTTTCCGGTGCAGGGCGGCTTCCTGCGCCGCACCGTCGCCAATGTCCATGCGGTCGAGGACCTGTCGTTTACCATCAACAAGGGCCAGACGCTAAGCCTTGTGGGGGAATCCGGCTGCGGGAAATCTACGGCGGGGCGGTCCTTGCTGCGGCTGGTCGAACCCCAGTCGGGCGAGGTCAACCTCGATGGCAAAGACATCATGGCACTGGATTCACGTGGCCTGCACAAGGCGCGACTGGACATGCAGATGATCTTTCAGGACCCGTTTGCCTCGCTCAATCCGCAGATGCAGCTGTCGGATCAGGTGGCCGAACCGATCCACAATTATGGCACGCTCAAAGGGGCCGAACTGACCAAACGCATCGAGATGCTGTTTGATCGTGTGGAACTGCCGCGCAGCTTCATGCGCCGCTTCCCGCACGAACTGTCAGGCGGTCAGCGCCAGCGGGTTGCCATCGCCCGGGCCCTGGCGCTGAACCCCAAGCTGATCGTCGCGGATGAAGCCGTGTCGGCGCTGGATGTGTCGGTGCAGGCGCAGGTGGTCAATCTGATGCTGGAGCTGCAAGCGGAAATGGGGCTGTCCTTCCTGTTCATCAGCCACGATATGGCCGTGGTCGAACGGGTGAGCCACCACGTCGGCGTGATGTATCTGGGCCGGATCGTGGAAATGGGCACGCGGTCGCAGGTGTTTGAAAACCCGCAGCACCCCTATACGCAGGCCCTGATGAAAGCCGTCCCCATTGCCGATCCACGGCGTCGCAAAAAGGAAAGCGAGCTGAACTTCAAGCCGATTCCGTCCCCGATCCATCCGACAAGCTATGTCGCGGAACCCTCTGTTTACAAAACCGTATCCCCCGGCCATCAGGTCTTGATCACCGATAGCGGATACTAA
- a CDS encoding peptide ABC transporter substrate-binding protein, translated as MNMKTLLLGAAASVAIAPAAFGAAHEGERGRDGEVKVIYWQAPSIMTPYLSGGTKDLEAASLVLEPMGRYDETGALVPYLATEIPTVENGGVAEDLKSITWKLKEGLVWSDGTPVTSADLKFTAEYCMHPEGGCAQASKFDGVESIDIVDDLTVTVHFTDAKPNPYGPFMGAQSPIIQAAQFKDCLGAKAPECTEANFNPIGTGPFRVTDFRPNDVIQMEANPNYRDPSKPAFATLTLKGGGDANAAGRAVMETGEYDYAWNMQLAPDVLAKMAEGGKGQAISAFGTLVERIEMNLTDPSPDLPEGERSTLEHPHPILSDFKVRKALSMAIDRPLLVEVGYGQAGRATCNLVPAPELYASDNTECLTQDLEGAKALLEEAGWTDTNGDGIRDKDGEKLSLLYQTSTNAVRQDFQALIKDWWNQIGVEVELRNLDASVFFGGDPGSPDTFQKFYADVEMYANNFDGTDPQAYLSAYRCGNEPKPSSQWQGENINRFCNEEYDALLDELSRTGELDKRGDIAKQLNNIITRDTMTIVPLVDRGRVSAASNTLGGVILNTWDSELWNAADWYRVKE; from the coding sequence ATGAACATGAAAACCCTGTTACTGGGAGCCGCGGCTTCGGTAGCGATTGCCCCCGCCGCATTCGGCGCCGCCCACGAGGGCGAGCGCGGACGCGACGGCGAGGTGAAAGTTATCTACTGGCAAGCGCCCTCGATCATGACCCCCTATCTGTCGGGCGGCACAAAAGACCTCGAGGCGGCGAGCCTCGTGCTGGAGCCGATGGGCCGCTATGACGAAACCGGCGCGTTGGTCCCCTATCTGGCGACCGAGATTCCCACCGTTGAAAACGGCGGCGTGGCCGAAGATCTGAAATCCATCACCTGGAAGCTGAAAGAAGGCCTGGTTTGGTCCGACGGCACGCCGGTGACCTCGGCGGATCTGAAATTCACCGCTGAATATTGTATGCACCCCGAAGGCGGCTGCGCGCAGGCGTCGAAGTTCGATGGCGTTGAAAGCATCGATATCGTGGATGATCTGACGGTTACCGTTCATTTCACCGACGCCAAGCCAAACCCTTACGGCCCTTTTATGGGCGCGCAATCACCGATCATTCAGGCCGCGCAGTTCAAGGACTGCCTGGGCGCGAAAGCCCCCGAATGTACCGAAGCGAACTTTAACCCCATCGGCACCGGCCCGTTCCGCGTGACAGATTTCCGTCCCAATGACGTGATCCAGATGGAAGCCAACCCCAACTACCGCGACCCCAGCAAACCTGCGTTTGCGACACTGACCCTCAAGGGCGGTGGTGATGCGAATGCCGCGGGTCGTGCGGTGATGGAAACCGGCGAATACGACTATGCATGGAACATGCAGCTGGCCCCCGACGTGCTGGCGAAAATGGCCGAAGGCGGCAAGGGTCAGGCGATCTCTGCATTCGGGACATTGGTCGAACGGATCGAGATGAACCTGACAGACCCATCGCCGGACCTGCCAGAGGGCGAACGCTCCACGCTTGAGCATCCGCACCCGATCCTGTCCGACTTCAAGGTCCGCAAGGCGCTGTCCATGGCGATCGACCGTCCTTTGCTGGTCGAAGTCGGCTATGGCCAGGCGGGTCGCGCGACCTGTAACCTCGTGCCCGCGCCCGAGCTGTATGCCTCCGACAACACCGAATGTCTGACGCAGGATCTGGAAGGCGCGAAAGCCCTGCTGGAAGAAGCCGGCTGGACCGACACCAATGGCGACGGTATCCGCGACAAAGACGGTGAAAAACTGTCCCTGCTGTACCAGACCTCGACCAACGCTGTCCGTCAGGATTTTCAAGCGCTGATCAAAGACTGGTGGAACCAGATCGGTGTCGAAGTCGAACTGCGCAACCTTGATGCGTCGGTCTTCTTTGGTGGCGACCCCGGTTCGCCCGATACCTTCCAGAAGTTCTATGCCGACGTTGAAATGTACGCGAACAACTTTGACGGCACCGATCCGCAGGCCTACCTGTCTGCCTATCGCTGTGGCAACGAGCCCAAGCCGTCCAGCCAGTGGCAGGGTGAGAACATCAACCGTTTCTGCAACGAAGAATACGACGCGTTGCTGGACGAACTGTCGCGCACGGGCGAGTTGGACAAGCGCGGCGATATCGCCAAGCAGCTGAACAACATCATCACACGTGACACGATGACCATCGTTCCGCTGGTCGACCGTGGTCGGGTTTCCGCTGCGTCCAACACTCTGGGCGGCGTGATCCTGAACACATGGGATTCCGAACTGTGGAATGCCGCCGACTGGTACCGCGTGAAAGAATAA
- a CDS encoding ABC transporter permease, translating to MLTFTIRRLLLSIPTLLFISLVIFLLLQLAPGDPMAQVPLTVPPEVKQKMREALGLGQPIYVQYYKWLIQFFWVEPQVFIDWATRDSFLLGWLPDTSLSTFIDPDTGAVRPVQRAISWQTRSPIMDIVIQRMPQTLWVVGLSYIVGILIAIPIGIYSAYRHYSLFDQAGTFVTMIGFSIPPFFTGPLLIVIFSVSLGWLPSIYDTTHVVTDWESFKFQFMQMIMPVMVLALQTTAQISRYMRGAMLDNLNQDYVRTARAKGLREKSVVLVHVLRNSMIPVVTVIALGMPAIFGGAIITENVFKVNGIGQLLLTALFANDLPMVMTLTFIFAILIVLFNLIADVLYGLLDPRIRYD from the coding sequence ATGCTGACCTTCACCATTCGTCGACTACTTTTGTCGATACCAACGCTTTTGTTTATCAGCCTGGTAATCTTCCTGCTGTTGCAACTGGCCCCCGGCGATCCGATGGCCCAGGTGCCGCTGACAGTCCCACCAGAGGTAAAACAGAAAATGCGCGAGGCGCTTGGCCTCGGGCAGCCGATCTATGTGCAATATTATAAATGGCTGATCCAGTTTTTCTGGGTTGAACCGCAGGTCTTCATCGACTGGGCCACCCGCGACAGCTTCCTGCTTGGCTGGCTGCCCGACACCAGCCTGTCGACCTTCATTGACCCCGACACAGGTGCTGTGCGTCCTGTACAGCGTGCGATCAGCTGGCAGACCCGCAGCCCAATCATGGATATCGTGATCCAGCGGATGCCGCAGACGCTTTGGGTGGTCGGGCTTAGCTATATCGTGGGCATCCTGATCGCGATCCCGATTGGCATCTATTCGGCCTACCGCCACTATTCGCTATTCGATCAAGCGGGCACCTTTGTCACCATGATCGGCTTTTCGATCCCGCCCTTCTTCACCGGGCCGCTGCTGATCGTGATTTTCTCGGTCTCGCTGGGGTGGTTGCCGTCGATCTATGACACGACCCATGTCGTGACCGACTGGGAGAGTTTCAAATTCCAGTTCATGCAGATGATCATGCCCGTGATGGTGCTGGCGCTGCAAACCACCGCGCAGATCAGCCGCTATATGCGCGGCGCGATGCTGGATAACCTGAACCAGGACTATGTGCGCACCGCCCGCGCCAAGGGGCTGCGCGAAAAATCGGTCGTTCTGGTCCATGTGCTGCGCAACTCGATGATCCCTGTGGTCACGGTGATTGCCCTTGGCATGCCCGCGATCTTTGGCGGCGCGATCATTACCGAGAATGTGTTCAAAGTGAATGGCATCGGGCAGCTGCTGCTGACCGCGCTTTTTGCCAACGACTTGCCGATGGTGATGACGCTGACCTTTATCTTCGCCATCCTCATCGTTCTGTTCAACCTGATTGCCGATGTTCTATACGGCCTGCTTGACCCAAGGATCCGCTATGACTGA
- a CDS encoding ABC transporter permease → MTEQATPASPIEADIEVYGALVDKEPQKPPRSQWIDVWQQFRKHKGAVFGGGFLLFITLAVLFGPYLWDVDPKALDIRNKNWRPVYQLLFDSEAKAGWAHPFGTDQLGRDIMAQMIAGGRVSMAVGWLAMGLALVIGSAIGVISGYFKRLDFWLMRFTDLVLSLPILPLTLLAVTLFRQPLNARFGPEGGMFILIVGIIGLTSWMQTARIVRGDILALKEREFILAARSIGTRSGKIIRKHLLPNVISPIMVSATLGLATAIITESALSFLGVGFPSDYPTWGKLLSDAVSRMQEFPERVILPGVAISLTVLSVNYLGDGLRDALDPRLRGR, encoded by the coding sequence ATGACTGAGCAAGCCACCCCCGCAAGCCCGATCGAGGCCGACATCGAAGTCTATGGCGCGCTTGTCGATAAAGAGCCGCAAAAGCCGCCACGCAGCCAGTGGATCGACGTCTGGCAGCAGTTCCGCAAACACAAAGGCGCTGTCTTTGGCGGAGGCTTCCTGCTGTTCATCACCCTCGCGGTGCTGTTCGGCCCCTACCTGTGGGACGTGGACCCCAAGGCGCTGGATATTCGCAACAAGAACTGGCGCCCCGTGTATCAACTGCTATTCGACAGCGAGGCCAAGGCCGGTTGGGCACATCCCTTTGGCACCGACCAGCTGGGCCGTGATATCATGGCACAGATGATTGCCGGCGGGCGCGTGTCTATGGCGGTGGGCTGGCTGGCCATGGGACTGGCGCTGGTCATCGGATCGGCCATCGGCGTCATCTCGGGCTATTTCAAACGGCTCGATTTCTGGCTGATGCGCTTTACCGATCTGGTGCTGTCACTGCCGATCCTGCCGCTGACGCTGCTGGCGGTGACCCTGTTCCGCCAACCGCTCAACGCACGGTTTGGCCCCGAAGGCGGGATGTTCATCCTGATCGTCGGCATCATCGGGCTGACGTCGTGGATGCAGACCGCGCGGATTGTGCGCGGCGATATTCTGGCGCTGAAAGAGCGCGAATTCATCCTCGCCGCGCGGTCCATCGGGACGCGGTCGGGCAAGATCATCCGCAAGCACCTGCTGCCCAACGTCATCTCTCCGATCATGGTCTCGGCCACGCTGGGACTGGCGACCGCGATCATCACCGAAAGTGCGCTGAGCTTTCTGGGCGTCGGCTTCCCATCTGACTATCCGACATGGGGCAAGCTCTTGTCCGATGCCGTGTCGCGGATGCAGGAATTCCCCGAGCGGGTGATCCTGCCCGGCGTCGCAATCTCGCTCACCGTGCTGAGCGTGAACTACCTTGGCGACGGGCTACGTGACGCGCTGGATCCGCGGTTGCGCGGACGGTGA
- a CDS encoding YeeE/YedE family protein, whose translation MFEQFGFETTTPQQAAVWFALAVGVIFGILGQITKFCFRRSLIGADRRAAKGVWLTALAFAVLGTQVAVATGWISFAEHRFMVADVPYLAIGIGGLLFGAGMVLTRGCISRLTILAGSGNLRAALVVVVFAVVAHATLKGVLAPMRVALGSMTLGLGDYVSLAALPGGVMLWGGLIVVAALAVALRSGNRWTHLVMAAMIGLLVPLAWVGTGFILFDEFDPIAMESLSFTSPSADALFWVVASSSIPAGFGVGLLGGVALGACASSLIFGGFGWQSFETPAQTGRYLTGAALMGVGGVLAGGCTLGAGLSGVPTLSLAAILAIVMIGVGVLAMHATLRATPAGS comes from the coding sequence ATGTTTGAACAATTCGGTTTTGAGACCACCACACCGCAACAGGCGGCTGTCTGGTTCGCGCTGGCGGTTGGGGTGATTTTTGGCATACTCGGGCAGATCACCAAATTCTGTTTTCGCCGCTCTCTGATTGGCGCGGACCGGCGCGCCGCAAAAGGGGTCTGGCTGACAGCGCTGGCCTTTGCTGTGCTGGGGACACAGGTCGCCGTCGCCACGGGCTGGATCAGCTTTGCCGAACACCGCTTTATGGTGGCGGATGTGCCCTATCTGGCGATTGGCATCGGCGGGCTGCTGTTTGGCGCGGGGATGGTGCTGACGCGGGGCTGTATCTCTCGGCTGACCATTCTGGCAGGCTCCGGCAATTTGCGCGCGGCGTTGGTCGTAGTTGTGTTTGCGGTCGTGGCCCATGCCACGTTGAAAGGCGTGCTGGCCCCGATGCGCGTGGCGCTTGGCAGTATGACCCTTGGGCTTGGCGATTACGTCAGCCTCGCCGCCCTGCCCGGAGGGGTGATGCTGTGGGGCGGGCTGATCGTGGTGGCGGCCCTTGCCGTAGCGCTGCGATCGGGCAACCGCTGGACCCATCTGGTGATGGCGGCGATGATTGGCCTGCTGGTCCCGCTGGCCTGGGTCGGGACGGGGTTTATCCTGTTTGATGAATTTGACCCTATCGCGATGGAAAGCCTGTCGTTCACCTCCCCTTCTGCCGATGCGCTGTTCTGGGTGGTGGCCAGCAGTTCGATCCCCGCAGGCTTTGGCGTCGGGCTTTTGGGGGGCGTGGCCTTGGGGGCCTGCGCGTCGAGCCTGATCTTTGGCGGCTTTGGCTGGCAAAGCTTCGAGACACCCGCCCAGACCGGCCGCTATCTGACTGGAGCAGCGTTGATGGGTGTGGGCGGTGTACTGGCGGGCGGCTGCACGCTGGGGGCCGGATTGTCCGGCGTGCCCACGCTGTCCCTTGCCGCGATCCTTGCGATTGTGATGATCGGTGTCGGCGTGCTGGCGATGCATGCCACCCTGCGCGCCACACCGGCGGGCAGCTGA
- a CDS encoding DUF3422 family protein: MPALDDHPLRYTLNSELHARPFPSLTAPHVAAYLAVRPLGEAARRDRSVDLQQLRDLLAHYGAPLPAEDATHYFGPMGKYTLKWEQHTEFVTYTVFLDQLGQRAFDPAEFDVFPQDWRAGLNAQRITSILLRLVPRPPQDAQIAEALQDWFVPESLAVASVLEDAAVIASDFRIDPAGHMRMAVFASEGTGSRRLGRIVQRLCEIETYKSMSMLGFAKVREFAGQLDRIDAELNDLMAGMAGTSAMAEDTLHRLLDISVGLEALSADASYRLGATEAYQAIVAQRIGALRETRFMARQGFDEFMMRRYEPAMRTVTSLETRLNKMSARASRAAELLRTRVDVERSAQNQAILASMDKRSDLQLRLQHTVEGLSVVAISYYAVSLVGYMLYPLADRIGVSKGTLTAMAVPVVVLLVWGLLRRLRHKIK, translated from the coding sequence GTGCCCGCCCTCGACGATCACCCCCTGCGCTATACGCTCAATAGCGAACTGCACGCCCGCCCGTTCCCCTCGCTCACCGCACCCCATGTTGCGGCCTATCTGGCCGTGCGCCCATTGGGGGAGGCCGCGCGGCGGGACCGGTCTGTCGATCTGCAACAGCTCCGTGATCTCTTGGCCCATTATGGTGCGCCATTGCCCGCCGAGGACGCGACCCATTATTTCGGCCCGATGGGGAAATATACGCTCAAGTGGGAGCAGCACACCGAGTTCGTTACCTATACGGTGTTTCTGGATCAGCTCGGCCAGCGCGCCTTCGATCCGGCGGAGTTCGATGTCTTCCCACAGGATTGGCGCGCGGGCCTGAACGCGCAGCGGATTACCTCTATTCTGCTGCGGCTGGTGCCCCGTCCGCCACAGGACGCGCAGATCGCCGAGGCGTTGCAAGACTGGTTCGTCCCCGAAAGCCTCGCCGTGGCATCGGTGCTTGAAGATGCTGCCGTCATCGCCAGCGATTTCCGTATCGACCCCGCGGGCCACATGCGCATGGCGGTCTTTGCCAGCGAAGGCACGGGCAGCCGCCGCTTGGGCCGCATCGTGCAACGTCTGTGCGAGATAGAGACCTATAAATCCATGTCGATGCTCGGCTTTGCTAAGGTGCGCGAATTTGCGGGGCAGTTGGACCGCATCGATGCAGAGCTGAACGATCTGATGGCGGGTATGGCAGGCACCTCTGCCATGGCCGAAGACACGCTGCACCGGCTGCTGGATATCTCTGTCGGGCTAGAGGCGCTTTCGGCCGATGCCTCCTACCGTCTGGGCGCGACAGAGGCGTATCAAGCCATCGTCGCACAGCGGATCGGGGCCTTGCGCGAAACACGGTTCATGGCCCGGCAGGGGTTTGATGAATTCATGATGCGCCGCTACGAGCCTGCGATGCGCACGGTCACATCCTTGGAAACACGGCTGAATAAAATGTCCGCCCGCGCCAGCCGCGCGGCCGAGCTTTTACGGACACGGGTCGATGTGGAACGATCCGCGCAAAATCAGGCGATACTGGCCAGCATGGACAAACGCTCTGACCTGCAACTGCGCCTACAACATACCGTCGAAGGGCTGTCAGTGGTCGCGATCAGCTATTACGCGGTGTCGCTGGTGGGCTATATGCTTTACCCGCTGGCCGACCGTATCGGGGTCAGCAAGGGCACGCTCACGGCAATGGCCGTCCCGGTGGTGGTGCTGCTGGTCTGGGGGCTGCTGCGCCGCCTGCGCCACAAGATCAAATAG
- a CDS encoding MBL fold metallo-hydrolase gives MKFSRTSPSTGPGSPEVTGFYDDDTGSIQYLVADPATSKAAVIDVVLGFSPQSAATDTQHVDTILRHADAAGYEIEWILDTHPHADHLMASNVLKQRLNKPNAIGAKVREIAELWRDYYNMPDAFDSSADFDHLFEDGDTFTIGELPVRVMLSPGHTLGSITYVVGSDAAFVHDSFMQPDVGTARADFPGGTAAELYQTLQDILALPDATRLFIGHDYGTEYRRQPMWESTVAEQRRHNAHIGGGVSQQSFVDQREARDKTLALPDRMLHVLQMNLRAGRLLEAEDDGHAYLKIPVNRF, from the coding sequence ATGAAGTTTTCGCGCACCAGCCCCTCGACCGGCCCTGGTTCCCCCGAAGTGACCGGCTTTTACGATGACGATACCGGCAGCATCCAATATCTGGTGGCGGATCCGGCGACCTCAAAGGCGGCGGTGATCGACGTGGTTCTGGGCTTCAGCCCACAAAGTGCGGCGACTGACACGCAGCATGTCGACACCATTCTGCGCCACGCGGACGCCGCAGGCTACGAGATCGAATGGATCCTCGACACGCACCCCCATGCGGACCATCTGATGGCCTCGAACGTGCTAAAACAACGGCTGAACAAGCCCAATGCCATCGGGGCCAAGGTGAGAGAAATCGCAGAGCTCTGGCGCGACTATTACAACATGCCCGACGCCTTTGATTCCTCCGCCGATTTCGACCACCTGTTCGAGGATGGCGATACATTCACCATCGGCGAGCTGCCCGTGCGTGTGATGCTGTCGCCGGGGCACACGTTGGGGTCGATCACCTATGTTGTGGGCTCTGACGCGGCTTTTGTGCATGACAGCTTTATGCAGCCCGACGTGGGCACTGCACGCGCCGATTTCCCTGGGGGCACTGCGGCTGAACTCTACCAGACCCTGCAAGATATCCTTGCCCTGCCGGACGCCACGCGCCTGTTCATCGGCCATGATTATGGCACCGAGTATCGCCGCCAACCCATGTGGGAATCCACCGTGGCCGAACAACGCCGGCACAACGCCCATATCGGCGGCGGCGTGTCGCAGCAAAGCTTCGTCGACCAGCGCGAGGCGCGGGATAAAACCCTCGCGCTGCCCGACCGGATGCTGCATGTCTTACAGATGAACCTTAGGGCAGGGCGCTTGCTGGAGGCGGAAGATGACGGTCACGCTTACCTCAAGATACCGGTCAACCGGTTCTGA